A genomic segment from Glycine max cultivar Williams 82 chromosome 1, Glycine_max_v4.0, whole genome shotgun sequence encodes:
- the LOC121174692 gene encoding uncharacterized protein has protein sequence MWKTNQPNTAESFGMNKISRVHVALVVDQYLNDNNFSQTHSTFRNEASSLFSDSLINEKLETCPPMIYVYGNRRKDALAMNVPCQNTLLPSSNTINNKVISRPPSPIQSSYGNFAPNKSQTQGSIVTQCSYVSHPKISPVATCNGEASPSCCNIIQTKRVMVSPTNQMSYTESSRSISPVNTDSDMASKRNRVRDRLDASDKHKSLDKSDIECSDWEKIHLTQ, from the exons ATGTGGAAGACAAACCAACCCAATACGGCAGAGTCATTTGGAATGAACAAGATCAGTCGTGTTCATGTTGCCCTCGTCGTCGACCAGTACCTCAACGACAACAATTTTTCTCAAACACATTCCACCTTCCGCAACGAGGCTTCCTCCCTCTTTTCTGATTCGTTGATCAATGAA AAACTGGAAACTTGTCCACCCATGATTTATGTGTATGGCAATAGGAGAAAAGATGCTCTAGCAATGAATGTTCCAT GTCAAAACACATTGTTGCCATCAAGTAATACAATCAATAATAAAGTAATTTCTCGGCCCCCTTCTCCAATTCAATCATCATATGGGAATTTTGCCCCCAACAAATCACAGACTCAAGGATCTATTGTTACCCAATGCTCATATGTATCCCATCCTAAGATTTCTCCGGTTGCAACATGTAATGGGGAGGCTAGTCCCTCTTGttgcaatataattcaaaccaAGAGAGTTATGGTTAGTCCTACAAATCAAATGTCCTATACAGAGAGTAGTCGTAGCATTTCTCCTGTTAATACTGATTCAGACATGGCAAGTAAGAGGAATCGTGTAAGGGATAGGCTGGATGCCTCTGATAAGCATAAAAGCTTGGACAAATCTGATATTGAATGTTCAGACTGGGAGAAAATTCATCTTACTCAGTGA
- the LOC102665376 gene encoding uncharacterized protein has translation MWRQVKATSQDESIGRRRNINPVHVAFIVDKYLCDNHFSNTRCIFRNEASSLFATSSINQLPKTLEEMLNEYIFLKKQNVVLNQERVMVMEEKNRIQILLQGMQNALNTYNAFQRSPSLNVAGMNANFAVVPQPRVYNKTPQGVSTITSIAAAMQNTSNTQLLTRPVNTNVDTGNFSTPMISVSDKKRKDTEAVNGPIVAKKPRGRPPGRKNQVQGENTSPQSSNAVNNQVVSWPSSSATQSSSGNCAPSGSLVQGSNAVKGSFNHPPLFVPDNSPIPKTPTTQSSQSDTYVSPTKIYPAASCNGEASPTCCTMNPTNKVMVGPETQMAYKENSHCNSPIEVDTGKSSKKDDVRSKLNFDASNMPESLDKSLSNEVYTSESDKEVDISDIDFSNLMDCCPFLGITSEDFSYHPVPTHSKDNASTP, from the exons ATGTGGAGGCAAGTGAAAGCCACAAGTCAAGATGAGTCGATCGGAAGAAGGAGGAACATCAATCCCGTTCATGTCGCCTTCATTGTTGATAAGTACCTCTGCGACAATCATTTCTCAAACACGCGTTGCATCTTTCGCAACGAGGCATCTTCTCTCTTTGCCACTTCGTCAATCAACCAG TTGCCGAAGACTTTGGAGGAGATGCTGAATGAgtatatatttttgaagaaacaaaatgtGGTCCTGAATCAAGAAAGAGTCATGGTGATGGAAGAGAAAAACAGGATTCAAATACTGTTGCAAGGCATGCAGAATGCCCTGAACACTTACAATGCTTTTCAGAGGTCACCCTCACTGAATGTCGCGGGGATGAATGCAAATTTTGCAGTAGTTCCTCAACCGAGAGTTTATAACAAAACTCCTCAAG GTGTTTCTACTATTACAAGTATTGCTGCTGCCATGCAAAACACATCTAATACACAGTTGCTTACTAGACCTGTCAACACCAATGTGGACACTGGAAACTTCTCAACACCCATGATTAGTGTGTCTGacaagaagagaaaagataCTGAAGCAGTAAATGGGCCTATAGTTGCAAAGAAACCTCGTGGTAGACCACCTGGCAGGAAAAATCAAGTCCAAG GTGAAAACACATCACCACAATCAAGTAATGCTGTCAACAACCAAGTAGTTTCTTGGCCATCTTCTTCTGCAACTCAATCATCATCTGGGAACTGTGCACCCAGCGGATCACTGGTTCAAGGATCCAATGCTGTCAAAGGCTCATTCAATCACCCTCCACTTTTTGTTCCAGACAATTCCCCAATTCCAAAGACACCTACAACACAATCCTCTCAGAGTGATACATATGTATCCCCTACTAAAATTTATCCTGCTGCATCTTGCAACGGAGAGGCTAGTCCTACTTGTTGCACTATGAATCCAACCAACAAAGTTATGGTTGGCCCTGAAACACAAATGGCTTATAAAGAGAACAGTCATTGCAATTCTCCTATCGAAGTAGATACAGGCAAATCAAGTAAGAAGGATGACGTAAGGAGCAAACTGAACTTTGATGCCTCTAATATGCCTGAGAGCTTGGACAAATCATTGTCTAATGAGGTTTATACATCTGAGTCTGACAAGGAAGTTGACATATCTGACATTGATTTTTCCAACTTGATGGATTGCTGCCCATTCCTAGGAATCACATCCGAAGATTTTTCTTACCATCCAGTTCCAACTCATTCCAAGGATAATGCTTCAAC GCCTTGA